One Patescibacteria group bacterium genomic region harbors:
- the mraZ gene encoding division/cell wall cluster transcriptional repressor MraZ: MFIGEYSHTIDEKNRLAVPIKFRSELTGGAVVTKGLDGCLFLYTLNEWEKLVEKLNAMPISQKNARAFARLMLAGAFAAELDRQGRMILPKYLTDYAKIDRNVIVAGLFNRLEIWDAKVWQEYKDATEKESEALAEQLFI; encoded by the coding sequence ATGTTTATTGGTGAGTATTCGCACACAATTGATGAGAAAAACCGACTGGCTGTCCCGATCAAATTCCGCTCTGAACTAACCGGTGGAGCAGTAGTGACAAAAGGATTAGATGGTTGTTTGTTCCTTTACACGCTCAATGAATGGGAAAAGCTAGTCGAGAAGCTTAACGCTATGCCGATATCACAAAAGAATGCCCGGGCCTTTGCTCGGTTGATGTTGGCCGGGGCTTTTGCTGCAGAATTGGATCGGCAAGGCCGCATGATTTTGCCGAAGTACTTAACCGACTATGCCAAGATTGATCGCAACGTGATTGTTGCCGGACTTTTTAATCGCTTAGAAATTTGGGATGCAAAGGTTTGGCAAGAATACAAGGATGCTACTGAAAAGGAAAGCGAAGCCCTGGCCGAACAGTTGTTCATTTAA
- the mraY gene encoding phospho-N-acetylmuramoyl-pentapeptide-transferase, protein MNDLTKIVTEHGNLIRILVIGALSFLTTFALTPAWTHILYKYKFWKQAKEETLYGGYATVFQKLHGEKHKRNIPTMAGVLIWVTIAVVTVVFNLTRNQTYLPLFFMVAVGILGAVDDWFNIRGIGGVKGVRARHKMIWLLAIAAFGAWWFYTKLGMNSLHIPAYGDIMVGWWYIPIFIFVILATTNAVNITDGLDGLSAGLLIIAFTAFGILAFLGNQISLAVFCITVSGALCAYLWFNIYPARFFGGDTYALAMGATLGVVAMLIKSNVGIAVLPLIAFVPMVEVISDLLQLGYRKFRHKKLFLIAPLHHHFEALGWPETKVTMRFWIIGAFTALLGVIIGIVGGGPS, encoded by the coding sequence ATGAACGATCTCACTAAAATTGTTACTGAACACGGCAACCTTATCCGTATATTGGTAATTGGTGCGCTATCTTTTCTAACTACATTTGCTCTCACTCCGGCCTGGACCCACATTCTCTATAAATATAAATTTTGGAAGCAGGCCAAAGAAGAAACCTTGTACGGTGGCTATGCCACAGTTTTTCAAAAACTGCATGGCGAAAAACATAAACGGAATATTCCGACTATGGCCGGGGTGTTAATATGGGTGACTATTGCCGTTGTTACTGTAGTATTTAATCTGACCCGCAATCAAACTTATCTACCCTTATTCTTTATGGTAGCGGTGGGAATTTTGGGAGCAGTCGATGATTGGTTTAATATTCGTGGGATAGGTGGTGTTAAGGGTGTCAGAGCTCGCCATAAGATGATCTGGTTACTAGCCATTGCTGCTTTTGGTGCCTGGTGGTTTTACACTAAATTAGGTATGAATAGTCTGCACATTCCAGCCTATGGCGATATTATGGTCGGCTGGTGGTATATTCCGATTTTTATATTTGTAATTTTAGCTACCACTAATGCAGTAAACATTACGGATGGTTTAGACGGATTGTCAGCCGGTTTATTGATCATTGCTTTTACTGCCTTTGGTATTTTGGCATTTTTGGGAAATCAAATTAGTTTAGCCGTTTTTTGTATTACAGTATCAGGAGCTCTCTGCGCTTACCTCTGGTTTAATATTTATCCGGCCCGTTTCTTTGGAGGAGATACGTACGCCCTGGCTATGGGGGCAACTTTAGGGGTAGTGGCGATGCTAATCAAGAGTAATGTCGGGATTGCTGTTTTGCCGCTAATTGCTTTTGTGCCGATGGTGGAGGTCATCTCAGACTTATTGCAATTAGGTTATCGAAAGTTTAGACACAAGAAACTTTTCCTGATTGCTCCGCTGCATCATCATTTTGAAGCGCTGGGTTGGCCAGAGACTAAAGTCACTATGCGATTTTGGATTATTGGAGCATTCACGGCGCTCCTGGGTGTAATTATTGGCATTGTGGGGGGCGGACCGTCTTAA
- the rsmH gene encoding 16S rRNA (cytosine(1402)-N(4))-methyltransferase RsmH, with the protein MDNHSLHIPVLTTEVVELLDLVPGELVVDATVGDGGHAQQLLTKVSPGGYLIGIDKDPEAVKAAYENLSHQKSNAKFVINHDSFGNLSGIIKTAGYRGIDAILFDLGLSSRELAGTRGFSFLRDAPLDMRFDPDAPVTAADIVNSYPKDKLANLIYEFGEERASRRIAEAIFSARHRHKITTTEQLAAIVAEAKGGRHGRIHPATQTFQALRIAVNDELGLLRTTLPVAIQLLNPGGRLAVISYHSLEDRIVKNIFRDAAKTGVVQLITKKPISPTRAEILQNPRARSAKLRVISKIG; encoded by the coding sequence TTGGATAATCATTCCCTTCATATTCCCGTACTGACAACGGAGGTGGTAGAGCTACTAGATCTCGTTCCGGGAGAACTAGTAGTGGACGCTACCGTCGGAGATGGCGGACATGCCCAGCAACTATTAACTAAAGTTAGTCCCGGCGGATATCTTATTGGCATCGACAAGGATCCGGAAGCCGTCAAGGCAGCTTATGAAAACTTATCTCATCAAAAATCAAACGCTAAATTTGTTATTAACCACGACAGTTTCGGTAATCTTAGCGGGATCATTAAGACTGCCGGATACCGAGGAATTGACGCAATATTATTTGACTTGGGTTTATCGTCTCGTGAGTTAGCTGGCACACGAGGCTTTTCTTTTTTGCGTGATGCACCTTTAGATATGCGGTTTGATCCAGATGCGCCAGTCACAGCCGCCGATATTGTTAATTCATATCCGAAAGATAAATTGGCAAATCTGATTTACGAGTTCGGCGAAGAACGAGCTAGTCGAAGAATCGCCGAAGCAATTTTTTCTGCCCGGCATCGGCATAAGATTACTACTACCGAGCAATTAGCGGCTATTGTAGCAGAGGCTAAAGGCGGCCGACATGGACGGATTCATCCGGCTACGCAAACCTTTCAGGCTTTGCGGATAGCGGTGAACGATGAGCTGGGGTTACTCCGAACGACATTGCCGGTAGCCATACAGCTATTAAATCCCGGAGGCCGGCTGGCAGTAATCAGTTACCATTCCTTAGAGGATCGGATCGTTAAAAATATTTTTCGGGATGCGGCAAAAACCGGAGTGGTACAATTGATTACTAAAAAGCCGATTAGTCCGACTCGAGCAGAGATATTACAAAATCCCCGAGCGAGAAGCGCCAAATTAAGAGTCATTAGTAAAATAGGTTAA
- a CDS encoding tRNA pseudouridine(55) synthase TruB, whose amino-acid sequence MPGIYLINKPKGITSHDVVGYLRKVTGEKTIGHAGTLDPLASGLMIVAIGREFTKRISEFSKLDKEYLAEATLGATSTTYDAEGEIKKFSFCHSERIRQLAEKSKNLETQVPRSLDCARDDRMDGRDDRMDGRNDKIVELNQAEIESALQSFIGPQEQMPPIFSAKKIKGQKAYDLARQGKTVELKAVPVTISEIKLLDYQYPILKFKVKVSSGTYIRSLVHDLGQRLNKGAYMSELVRTSIGDYNLTQAIDLYQVKSPADLHPHQLPLGKGEGRGGYN is encoded by the coding sequence ATGCCCGGTATCTATTTAATTAACAAGCCTAAAGGCATCACTTCGCATGATGTAGTGGGTTATTTGCGCAAAGTAACCGGCGAAAAAACTATCGGTCATGCCGGCACGTTAGATCCCTTGGCTTCTGGTTTGATGATCGTGGCGATTGGCCGCGAATTTACTAAGAGAATTTCCGAGTTCTCTAAATTAGATAAAGAATATCTGGCCGAGGCAACTCTGGGTGCCACCAGCACCACCTATGACGCCGAAGGAGAGATTAAAAAGTTCTCTTTTTGTCATTCTGAGCGAATCCGCCAGCTGGCGGAGAAGTCGAAGAATCTCGAGACACAAGTGCCGAGATCCCTCGACTGCGCTCGGGATGACAGAATGGATGGCCGGGATGACAGAATGGATGGCCGGAATGACAAAATAGTGGAACTTAATCAAGCAGAAATAGAATCTGCACTCCAGAGTTTTATAGGGCCGCAGGAGCAGATGCCGCCCATCTTTTCCGCTAAAAAAATCAAAGGCCAAAAGGCTTACGACTTAGCTCGACAGGGGAAAACAGTCGAATTAAAAGCTGTGCCAGTCACTATTTCCGAGATTAAATTATTAGATTATCAATACCCGATATTAAAATTCAAAGTAAAAGTTTCTTCTGGCACCTATATTCGTTCGCTCGTCCATGATTTAGGGCAAAGATTGAACAAGGGAGCCTATATGTCGGAATTAGTTCGTACCTCTATCGGAGATTATAACTTAACCCAGGCGATTGATTTATACCAAGTCAAATCTCCCGCCGACCTACACCCCCACCAACTCCCCCTTGGTAAGGGGGAGGGTAGAGGGGGTTATAATTAA
- a CDS encoding penicillin-binding protein 2, giving the protein MAYNVSNESLQLRRVNVLAIGFAIFLVLIVGKLLQRQLIEHNTFLALAREQHVVNENVPAERGKILVYDQQLGDYYPLATNVSLYSLNVVPTQVHQPELVVAKLLPYLTDFTESDLLAILQSNKVYVSPLKRRVEVKEKEAIQKLGLEGVYFRAEEYRYYPEDSLASHVLGFVNQDGKGQYGIEGYFDKELSGQAGLAQVEKSSLGAHITVGDRKITDPKDGADVVLTIDRAIQYYVEKKLQETALKHQATGGEVIIMEPSTGRIVAMAAYPDFNPNFYSDAELANFTNPSVSLVYEPGSVFKSITMAAGIDAGLVAPSTTYFDPGELQVADKIIRNSDLASHGVQTMTQVLEKSLNTGAVFVVQKLGRQLFYKYLKDFGFDVVTGAGLAGEVAAHMRPFREWAEMDLATISFGQAIAVTPLQMLAAIGVIANQGQLVKPHMVDKIMYSTGAISFDTQVIRSVIKPQTAQLVGAMMVSVVERGHGQAAGVAGYRVAGKTGTAQIAGPGGYEEGATIGTFVGFAPVDQPKFVMLTRIDRPKDAKFAEVSAAPLFGEIAKFLFNYWQIPPDK; this is encoded by the coding sequence ATGGCTTATAACGTATCTAACGAGTCGTTACAGTTGCGGCGGGTAAATGTATTAGCCATCGGTTTTGCTATTTTTTTAGTATTGATAGTTGGGAAATTATTGCAAAGACAGTTAATTGAGCACAATACCTTTCTCGCATTGGCCCGTGAACAACATGTAGTGAATGAAAATGTACCAGCCGAGCGGGGCAAAATTTTAGTTTATGATCAACAATTAGGCGATTATTATCCCTTAGCTACCAACGTATCTTTATATAGTCTTAATGTGGTACCTACCCAGGTGCACCAGCCTGAATTAGTGGTAGCCAAGCTCTTACCCTACTTAACGGATTTCACCGAAAGTGATCTTTTAGCTATATTACAATCCAATAAAGTTTACGTATCGCCTTTGAAGCGGCGAGTAGAAGTAAAAGAAAAAGAGGCTATTCAAAAATTAGGTTTGGAGGGCGTTTATTTTCGCGCAGAAGAATATCGGTATTATCCGGAAGATAGTTTAGCGTCACACGTATTGGGCTTCGTGAACCAGGATGGTAAGGGCCAGTATGGCATTGAAGGCTACTTTGACAAAGAACTCAGCGGCCAAGCCGGTTTGGCTCAGGTCGAAAAGAGCTCGTTAGGTGCCCACATCACCGTGGGAGATCGTAAAATAACTGATCCGAAAGACGGGGCAGATGTGGTGCTGACGATTGACCGGGCTATTCAATATTATGTGGAAAAGAAACTGCAAGAAACAGCGCTCAAACACCAGGCTACCGGAGGAGAAGTGATTATTATGGAGCCCTCGACCGGACGGATCGTAGCCATGGCTGCCTATCCTGATTTCAACCCCAATTTTTATAGTGACGCCGAATTGGCTAATTTTACTAACCCGAGTGTGTCATTGGTATACGAGCCGGGTTCAGTTTTTAAATCCATTACGATGGCAGCCGGGATTGATGCCGGTTTAGTTGCCCCGAGCACTACTTATTTTGACCCCGGTGAATTGCAGGTAGCCGATAAAATTATTCGTAATTCTGATTTAGCTTCTCACGGAGTCCAGACTATGACTCAAGTATTGGAAAAATCTTTAAACACCGGCGCGGTATTTGTAGTGCAAAAACTGGGACGCCAACTTTTCTATAAATATCTTAAAGATTTTGGTTTTGATGTTGTGACGGGAGCCGGGTTAGCCGGAGAAGTGGCCGCTCATATGCGGCCGTTTAGAGAATGGGCAGAAATGGATTTGGCTACTATTTCTTTTGGTCAGGCTATTGCAGTTACTCCCTTACAAATGCTAGCTGCTATTGGAGTAATCGCTAACCAAGGACAATTAGTAAAACCGCATATGGTGGATAAAATCATGTATTCTACCGGAGCGATCTCTTTTGATACGCAAGTGATTCGGTCTGTCATTAAGCCTCAAACTGCTCAGCTAGTCGGGGCAATGATGGTGAGTGTAGTAGAACGGGGCCACGGTCAGGCAGCCGGTGTCGCCGGATATCGAGTAGCTGGTAAAACGGGGACGGCGCAAATCGCCGGGCCAGGTGGTTACGAAGAAGGGGCGACTATCGGTACCTTTGTCGGTTTTGCTCCGGTCGATCAGCCTAAGTTTGTTATGTTGACTCGCATTGATCGGCCCAAAGATGCTAAGTTTGCCGAGGTCTCAGCGGCGCCTCTGTTTGGCGAAATCGCTAAATTCTTATTTAATTATTGGCAAATTCCTCCTGACAAGTAA
- the murD gene encoding UDP-N-acetylmuramoyl-L-alanine--D-glutamate ligase: MTSFETQSGKIAILGFGREGLDLLRFFHKLKVKPVVLNDTEILSTHPAYREIQKFASAVRTGTGYLKGLADFDLVFRSPGVPLDLAAIKQAARQGVTLSSLTKLFFDLCPAKIIGVTGTKGKSTTAALIYHLLKGKTKGKAYFGGNIGYPPLQLLTKLTKQDVIVLELSSFQLEDLTKSPQVAVLLGIAPEHLDRHKTFKKYMAAKLNLVRYQNKNDFTVVSADEAISAVVAKTTKGKIIKYSSRKILPRGVYLAGEEIIYRHVRTGHRQVVIQAQNVPLLGQHNLGNVLAALTVALLLEVPLARIQRQIKTFSGLEHRLELVGHKHKVQFIDDSLATTPVATMAAIQTLTGPISLILGGSTKKEKFTELVRLLITKDIQGVVLIGATAPVLEKSFKTAKVKFPFMKAADFPSAVRQAYRYAAPEGTVLLSPACASFGWFRDAYDRGAQFKQLVEQIISGK, encoded by the coding sequence ATGACGAGCTTTGAAACCCAATCGGGCAAAATTGCTATCCTAGGTTTTGGGAGAGAGGGGCTAGACCTGCTCCGCTTTTTCCATAAGTTAAAAGTCAAGCCAGTTGTTTTGAATGATACGGAAATTTTATCCACGCATCCGGCTTATCGTGAGATTCAAAAATTTGCCAGCGCGGTCAGAACAGGGACAGGCTATCTTAAAGGATTAGCCGATTTTGATTTGGTTTTCCGGAGTCCGGGCGTACCGCTGGATTTAGCTGCTATCAAGCAAGCTGCGCGTCAAGGAGTTACTCTTAGTTCATTAACTAAGTTATTTTTTGATTTATGTCCCGCCAAAATCATTGGCGTGACTGGAACTAAAGGAAAAAGCACCACCGCTGCGCTGATTTACCATTTATTAAAAGGCAAAACCAAAGGCAAAGCTTACTTTGGCGGCAATATTGGCTATCCACCTTTACAATTGCTTACTAAATTAACTAAACAGGATGTAATAGTGCTGGAATTGTCCAGTTTTCAGTTAGAAGATTTAACTAAAAGTCCGCAAGTAGCTGTGCTGTTAGGTATAGCGCCTGAGCATCTGGATCGCCACAAAACTTTTAAGAAATATATGGCAGCGAAACTCAATTTAGTCCGCTATCAAAACAAAAACGACTTTACGGTTGTTAGTGCCGATGAAGCTATTAGCGCGGTAGTTGCCAAAACTACTAAAGGAAAAATAATAAAGTATTCTAGCCGGAAAATATTGCCTCGGGGTGTCTATTTGGCTGGAGAAGAAATTATTTATCGGCATGTGCGGACAGGACACAGGCAGGTAGTTATTCAGGCCCAGAATGTTCCTTTATTAGGGCAACACAATTTAGGCAATGTTTTGGCGGCCTTAACCGTAGCCCTGTTATTAGAGGTGCCATTGGCCAGAATCCAGCGCCAAATTAAAACTTTTTCAGGATTAGAACATCGTTTAGAGCTAGTGGGACATAAACATAAAGTGCAATTTATTGATGATTCTCTCGCCACTACTCCGGTAGCCACTATGGCAGCGATCCAGACATTAACGGGACCGATCAGTTTGATTTTAGGGGGGTCAACCAAAAAAGAAAAATTTACGGAATTAGTGCGCTTACTAATAACTAAAGATATTCAAGGTGTCGTCTTAATCGGGGCTACTGCTCCAGTATTGGAAAAATCATTTAAAACTGCCAAAGTAAAATTTCCGTTTATGAAGGCAGCAGATTTTCCATCTGCTGTTCGACAAGCATATCGATATGCTGCGCCAGAAGGTACGGTGTTATTATCACCAGCCTGTGCGAGTTTCGGCTGGTTTAGGGATGCTTACGATCGCGGCGCTCAATTCAAACAGTTGGTAGAGCAAATTATTAGCGGTAAATAA
- a CDS encoding Gmad2 immunoglobulin-like domain-containing protein produces MKNWGWVVLAVLVVSIIWWGKFGFRLGSPAMTCLYSDTEKKIETICVNQLKENDLISSPLKITGRARGNWFFEASFPIQLLDQNSKRLAEVVATAQGDWMTTDLVPFTAELTFTTPAGDTGQLVLNRDNPSGLPENDAQLIIPVRFR; encoded by the coding sequence ATGAAAAACTGGGGTTGGGTTGTGCTTGCAGTGCTAGTCGTTTCTATTATCTGGTGGGGAAAATTTGGTTTTCGCTTGGGCTCTCCGGCCATGACTTGTCTGTATAGTGATACTGAGAAAAAGATTGAAACCATTTGTGTTAATCAACTCAAAGAGAACGATTTAATCAGCAGTCCTCTCAAAATTACCGGGCGAGCGCGGGGTAACTGGTTTTTTGAGGCTTCTTTCCCAATCCAATTATTAGATCAGAATAGTAAGCGTTTGGCCGAGGTTGTGGCTACGGCGCAGGGTGATTGGATGACCACCGATCTAGTTCCTTTCACTGCCGAATTAACTTTTACCACCCCAGCAGGGGACACCGGCCAGTTAGTGTTGAACCGAGATAATCCCTCAGGGCTGCCTGAAAATGACGCCCAACTCATTATCCCGGTCAGATTCCGTTAA
- the ftsW gene encoding putative lipid II flippase FtsW — translation MRRFHSPDPYLILATLVLVLFGLIMVSSASVVESYQATGSNTYYFFRQALFATAGLGLWFVLQRVDYHNYRTIATSALILGIVLLVVVFIPGLGVTAGGSRRWVGAGDLTLQVTEVMKMGLIFYLAYWFERKGPKITSFYYTFLPFAALLLLICGLIIAEPDMGTTLIIAGIALAMYFTAGGSWQHISLLVMSGAAVVWALTLAAPYRMARLMTFFNPGADPLGAGYHINQALIALGSGGLTGFGFGRSRQKFNFLPETSSDSIFAIIGEELGFLGISLLVLLPLTIFIWRGCQTAKRAPDAFGRLLAIGITTWIGWQAAVNIGAIIGLIPLTGVPLPFISQGGSSLVFVLAASGILLNISRQTIYTKDDEDPFSGWRHFWTRVAGTVRRARYLEKESQ, via the coding sequence ATGCGTAGATTTCATTCACCTGATCCTTATCTTATTTTAGCCACGCTGGTGTTGGTGTTGTTTGGCTTAATTATGGTATCCTCGGCTTCCGTGGTGGAATCTTACCAAGCCACCGGGAGTAATACTTACTATTTCTTTCGCCAGGCTCTCTTTGCTACTGCGGGCTTAGGATTGTGGTTTGTACTGCAGCGCGTGGACTACCATAACTATCGCACCATCGCCACCAGTGCGTTGATTTTGGGAATAGTTTTATTGGTGGTTGTGTTTATCCCGGGCTTAGGCGTGACTGCGGGAGGCTCGCGCCGTTGGGTGGGAGCGGGTGATTTGACTCTACAGGTAACCGAAGTAATGAAAATGGGTCTTATTTTCTATTTAGCCTATTGGTTTGAGCGCAAAGGGCCTAAAATTACCAGTTTTTACTATACTTTTTTGCCGTTCGCCGCTCTCTTATTGTTGATTTGCGGGTTGATTATCGCCGAGCCGGATATGGGCACCACTTTGATCATTGCAGGGATCGCTTTAGCTATGTATTTTACTGCCGGGGGCAGTTGGCAACACATTTCTTTATTAGTTATGAGCGGAGCGGCTGTAGTTTGGGCATTAACCTTAGCAGCGCCTTATCGTATGGCCCGCTTAATGACATTTTTTAATCCTGGAGCAGATCCTTTAGGAGCCGGTTACCATATCAATCAAGCCCTGATTGCTTTGGGGTCGGGGGGTCTCACTGGCTTTGGTTTCGGTCGTTCCCGCCAAAAATTCAACTTTTTGCCGGAAACATCTTCTGACTCCATTTTTGCTATTATTGGCGAGGAACTCGGCTTTCTCGGCATCTCATTGTTAGTTTTACTCCCTTTAACTATATTTATTTGGCGAGGGTGTCAGACTGCCAAAAGGGCCCCGGATGCTTTCGGGCGACTACTCGCAATCGGCATTACTACTTGGATAGGCTGGCAAGCCGCCGTTAATATCGGAGCCATCATCGGTTTGATCCCGCTCACAGGGGTACCGCTGCCATTTATCAGCCAAGGCGGATCCTCGTTAGTTTTTGTTCTGGCCGCTTCTGGTATATTATTAAATATCTCTAGACAAACGATTTATACTAAAGATGATGAAGATCCTTTTAGTGGGTGGAGGCACTTCTGGACACGTGTTGCCGGCACTGTCCGTCGGGCACGCTATCTTGAGAAAGAATCCCAATAA
- the murG gene encoding undecaprenyldiphospho-muramoylpentapeptide beta-N-acetylglucosaminyltransferase: MMKILLVGGGTSGHVLPALSVGHAILRKNPNNEILFVGSRKLSHRDIIEAAGFKFVGIPAGKLRRYWDWQNFIDGFRILAGTITALGIILRFRPDKIFIKGGYVGVPVGLAAWILRRPLIIHESDSRIGLANRLLMPLAEKVCVSFPLDAYRVTKAVAKKLVHTGVPVNDIFYQPEISNNTGIPFSEHKPFILIIGGSQGAQAINQVIKSALPDLIQDYQVLHLAGAHNFADLKEWAEIERFRNYYLFESLPNEQIAYLMRRAAVIVSRAGATTIAEIAASARPAILIPLPGSASNHQLHNAEYLAAKGAAVVLEQDQLTPVTLQERIFKILNSDLGPRLVFNIKSITQKDAADKIADLILSDNNSDNN, translated from the coding sequence ATGATGAAGATCCTTTTAGTGGGTGGAGGCACTTCTGGACACGTGTTGCCGGCACTGTCCGTCGGGCACGCTATCTTGAGAAAGAATCCCAATAACGAGATTTTATTTGTGGGTTCCCGTAAATTGTCTCATCGCGACATAATTGAGGCCGCTGGTTTTAAATTTGTGGGAATTCCGGCCGGTAAGCTGCGGCGATATTGGGATTGGCAAAACTTCATTGACGGTTTCCGCATTTTGGCTGGCACCATAACTGCCTTAGGAATAATTCTGCGTTTTCGACCGGATAAAATATTTATTAAGGGAGGCTATGTTGGAGTACCGGTTGGATTAGCGGCTTGGATTCTCCGGCGGCCATTGATTATCCATGAATCAGATTCCCGGATCGGCCTGGCTAATCGCTTGTTGATGCCGTTGGCGGAAAAAGTCTGCGTATCATTTCCGCTCGATGCTTATCGGGTAACTAAAGCGGTAGCTAAAAAACTGGTGCATACCGGCGTACCGGTAAACGATATTTTTTACCAACCGGAGATCAGTAACAATACCGGTATTCCTTTTTCTGAACATAAACCATTTATTTTGATTATTGGCGGGTCACAGGGTGCTCAAGCTATTAACCAAGTGATAAAATCGGCCCTGCCGGATTTGATCCAAGATTATCAAGTATTGCACTTAGCCGGAGCGCATAATTTTGCTGATTTGAAAGAGTGGGCAGAAATCGAAAGATTTCGGAATTATTATTTGTTCGAGAGTTTGCCTAATGAACAAATAGCTTATTTAATGCGGCGGGCAGCGGTGATTGTTTCGCGAGCCGGAGCGACCACTATTGCCGAAATAGCTGCCAGTGCTCGTCCAGCTATTCTCATCCCATTGCCGGGGTCGGCAAGCAATCATCAGTTGCATAATGCCGAATACTTGGCGGCCAAAGGAGCGGCGGTGGTATTGGAACAAGATCAGCTCACCCCGGTCACATTACAAGAAAGGATATTTAAAATTCTTAACTCCGATTTAGGTCCGCGCTTAGTTTTTAATATCAAATCGATTACCCAAAAAGATGCGGCGGATAAAATTGCCGATCTTATTTTGAGCGATAATAATAGTGATAATAATTAA
- a CDS encoding Mur ligase family protein produces MTKKLLKLWLRYLAALVLRKYHPRIVAITGSTGKTSTREAILTVLKNHSENPDIVGTIGNLNTELGVTATIISPGFIGTQVGVKTKLTIRDVWYLTWHALNLSIRRVAYPKILVLELAADRPGDIEYFMSFIKPEVGVLTNIGDAHLEFFYSKAQLVEEKSLVITHVDSRGTVILNQDDDFSKLISRKTAAKKIMVSAEEKSDWWASDIGFSSGGIRFNAMSNKSKQGMTPISLPVYGYQFVYAALMALAVGDYFRVPLETMAHRLSKYQLPDRRFEIIKLGGNIVIDDTYNANPASMLAALKSLARLGVNRRKIAILGDMKELGSAHIKGHQSVGECAAKVVDQLWVVGEGGNLIKEAAVRAGLPLGQARNWSESAIPTVLQDNNIVLVKGSQAVRMDQIVTLIKEFYERSH; encoded by the coding sequence ATGACTAAAAAGTTATTAAAATTGTGGCTACGGTATTTGGCAGCACTGGTGCTGCGTAAATATCATCCTCGCATTGTGGCAATCACAGGCAGTACTGGCAAAACTAGTACCCGAGAAGCCATCTTAACTGTCTTAAAAAATCATTCGGAAAATCCGGATATAGTTGGGACGATCGGGAATTTAAACACCGAATTGGGTGTTACCGCTACTATTATTAGTCCTGGTTTTATCGGTACGCAGGTTGGTGTTAAGACCAAGCTGACTATCCGGGATGTGTGGTATTTAACTTGGCATGCACTCAATTTATCAATCCGGAGAGTAGCCTATCCGAAAATATTAGTTTTAGAGCTAGCCGCTGATCGGCCTGGCGATATAGAATATTTTATGAGTTTTATTAAACCGGAAGTTGGCGTTCTGACTAATATTGGCGATGCCCATTTAGAATTCTTTTATTCCAAGGCTCAGCTAGTGGAAGAAAAGAGTCTGGTGATTACCCATGTGGATTCTCGCGGTACCGTCATTCTTAACCAGGACGATGATTTTAGTAAATTAATCTCGCGCAAGACAGCGGCCAAGAAGATTATGGTCAGCGCTGAAGAAAAATCAGATTGGTGGGCCAGCGATATCGGTTTTAGCAGCGGGGGGATTCGGTTTAACGCCATGTCTAATAAATCAAAACAAGGCATGACTCCAATTAGTTTGCCGGTTTATGGTTATCAATTTGTGTATGCGGCTCTGATGGCTTTAGCGGTAGGTGATTATTTCCGTGTCCCGCTAGAAACTATGGCGCATCGACTAAGTAAATACCAGTTGCCTGATCGGCGGTTTGAAATTATTAAATTAGGCGGGAATATTGTTATTGACGATACTTATAATGCCAATCCTGCCTCCATGCTGGCGGCTCTGAAAAGTTTGGCTAGATTAGGTGTTAATCGGCGTAAAATCGCTATTCTGGGAGATATGAAAGAATTAGGCAGTGCCCATATCAAGGGTCACCAAAGCGTCGGGGAATGTGCGGCCAAAGTGGTGGACCAACTCTGGGTAGTAGGGGAAGGAGGCAATTTAATCAAAGAAGCGGCTGTGCGAGCCGGCTTACCTTTAGGGCAAGCGCGAAACTGGTCGGAAAGTGCAATTCCGACTGTTTTGCAGGATAATAATATAGTTCTAGTCAAAGGTTCACAGGCTGTCCGTATGGACCAAATTGTTACGCTAATAAAGGAGTTCTATGAACGATCTCACTAA